The following are encoded together in the Monodelphis domestica isolate mMonDom1 chromosome 5, mMonDom1.pri, whole genome shotgun sequence genome:
- the LOC100618965 gene encoding nucleosome assembly protein 1-like 1 — MADIDNKETELDHQDMEDVEEVEEEETGEDANSKARQLTVQMMQNPQILAALQERLDGLVGTSTGYIESLSKVVKRLVNALKNLQVKCAQIEAKFYEEVHALERKYAVLYRSLFDKRSEIINAIYESTEEECEWKPDDDEEISEEMKEKAKLEKEKKDEENEDPKGIPEFWLTVFKNVDLLSDMVQQHDEPILKHLKDIKVNFSDAGQPMSFTLEFHFEPNEYFTNEVLMKTYRMRSEPDDSDPFSFDRPEIMSCTGCQVDWKKGKNVTLKTIKKKQKHKGRGTVRTVTKTVSNDSFFNFFSPPEVPESGDLDDDAEAILAADFEIGHFLRERIIPRSVLYFTGEAIEDDDDDYDEEGEEADDEEGEEEADEENDPEYDPKKDPNPAECKQQ; from the coding sequence ATGGCAGATATTGACAACAAAGAAACTGAACTTGACCATCAAGATATGGAGGATGttgaagaagtagaagaagaagaaactggtGAAGATGCAAATAGCAAAGCTCGTCAATTGACTGTTCAGATGATGCAGAATCCTCAAATTCTTGCAGCTCTTCAGGAAAGATTGGATGGTTTAGTGGGAACATCTACTGGATACATTGAGAGCTTGTCAAAAGTAGTTAAGCGACTGGTGAATGCCCTCAAAAACCTTCAGGTGAAATGTGCACAGATAGAAGCCAAGTTCTATGAGGAAGTTCATGCTCTTGAAAGAAAGTACGCTGTTCTTTACCGGTCACTTTTTGATAAGAGAAGTGAAATCATCAATGCAATTTATGAATCTACAGAGGAAGAATGTGAGTGGAAAcctgatgatgatgaagaaatttcagaggaaatgaaagagaaggcCAAgcttgaaaaggagaaaaaagatgaagaaaacgaAGACCCTAAAGGAATTCCTGAATTTTGGCtgactgtttttaaaaatgttgacttGCTCAGTGATATGGTTCAGCAACATGATGAACCTATTCTGAAGCATTTGAAAGATATTAAAGTGAATTTCTCAGATGCTGGACAGCCTATGAGTTTTACATTAGAATTTCACTTTGAACCCAACGAATATTTCACAAATGAGGTGTTGATGAAGACATATCGTATGCGGTCAGAGCCAGATGATTCTGATCCCTTCTCCTTTGATAGACCAGAAATTATGAGTTGCACAGGGTGTCAGGTAGactggaagaaagggaaaaatgttactttgaaaactattaagaagaaacagaaacacaAGGGACGTGGGACTGTTCGAACTGTGACCAAAACAGTTTCCAATGattcttttttcaatttcttttctcctcctgaaGTTCCTGAGAGTGGAGACCTGGATGATGATGCAGAGGCTATCCTTGCTGCAGATTTCGAGATTGGTCACTTTTTACGTGAGCGTATCATCCCAAGATCAGTATTATACTTCACAGGGGAAGCTATTGAAGATGATGACGATGATTATGATGAAGAAGGTGAAGAGGCTGATgatgaggaaggggaagaagaagctgatgaggaaaatgatccAGAATATGATCCGAAGAAAGATCCAAACCCAGCCGAGTGCAAGCAGCAGTGA